Proteins encoded together in one Oryzias melastigma strain HK-1 unplaced genomic scaffold, ASM292280v2 sc00311, whole genome shotgun sequence window:
- the napgb gene encoding N-ethylmaleimide-sensitive factor attachment protein, gamma b, which translates to MAAQKINEAHEHIAKAEKCLKTSLTKWKPDFDSAASEYAKAAVCFKNAKQYEQAKDAYLKEAEYHTENKTLFHAAKAIEQAGMMMKEQKKMPEAIQYIEKACMMYMENGTPDTAAMALDRAGKLIEPLNLEKAVDLYQKAAGVFENEDRLRQAVELLGKASRLLVRLKRLDEAATALQKEKNMYKEIENFPMCFKKTTAQVLVHLHRGDYVAADKCVRESYSLPGYSGSEDCVAMETLLQGFDEQDEDQVYRVCNSPLLKYMDNDYAKLAISLKVPGGGGKKKKAAAAPQGGSSGAPAAAEDEDDEYEGGLC; encoded by the exons ATGGCTGCTCAGAAGATAAACGAGGCTCACGAACACATAGCTAAGGCGGAGAAATG CCTAAAGACGAGCCTGACTAAGTGGAAGCCTGACTTTGACAGTGCTGCGTCGGAATACGCCAAAGCAG CTGTGTGCTTCAAGAACGCGAAGCAGTACGAGCAGGCGAAGGATGCTTACCTGAAGGAGGCGGAGTACCACACGGAGAACAAGAC GCTTTTTCATGCTGCAAA AGCTATTGAACAAGCAGGCATGATGATGAAG GAACAAAAGAAGATGCCGGAAGCCATTCAGTACATAGAGAAGGCGTGCATGATGTACATGGAGAACGGGACTCCTGATACTGCTGCCATGGCTCTGGACCGGGCTGGAAA aCTGATAGAGCCTCTGAACCTGGAGAAAGCTGTTGACTTGTACCAGAAGGCAGCCGGGGTGTTTGAG AATGAGGACCGCCTGCGTCAGGCTGTAGAACTGCTGGGCAAAGCCTCCAGACTTCTGGTTCGgttaaaaag GCTGGACGAGGCTGCCACCGCTCTGCAGAAGGAGAAGAACATGTACAAAGAGATTGAGAACTTCCCGATGTGTTTCAAG AAAACCACGGCTCAAGTGCTGGTTCATCTTCACAGAGGGGATTATGTGGCTGCCGATAAATGCGTCCGAGAAAGTTACAG TCTGCCCGGCTATAGTGGAAGTGAAGACTGTGTTGCCATGGAGACACTATTACAAGGCTTTGATGAGCAGGATGAAGACCAGGTTTATCGTGTGTGCAACTCTCCACTGCTGAAGTATATGGATAACGAT TACGCCAAACTGGCCATTTCCCTGAAGGTtcctggaggaggagggaagaagaagaaggctgCCGCTGCTCCACAAGGGGGCAGCAGCGGGgcacctgctgctgcagaggatgaagatgatgaataCGAGGGTGGGCTGTGTTAG
- the rab12 gene encoding ras-related protein Rab-12 encodes MDPRFDIPRRAAGGSGGSANSSPALGAQSRRRKMPPRPADFKLQIIIIGSRGVGKTSLMERFTDDTFCEACKSTVGVDFKIKTVELRGKKIRLQIWDTAGQERFNSITSAYYRGAKGIVLVYDITKQETFEDLPKWMKMIDKYASEEAELLLVGNKLDCETDRIISRQQGERFASRISGMRFCEASAKDNFNVDEIFLKLVDDILSKMPLEVPNKELSNSVLSLQPEPEVPPELPPPRMRCC; translated from the exons ATGGATCCGAGATTTGACATCCCGCGGAGGGCCGCCGGCGGCAGCGGGGGCTCCGCGAACTCTTCCCCCGCCCTCGGAGCTCAGTCCCGCCGCAGGAAGATGCCCCCCAGACCGGCGGATTTCAAACTACAAATTATAATCATTGGCTCCCGTGGTGTGGGTAAAACGAGCCTCATGGAGAGATTCACGGACGATACTTTCTGTGAAGCCTGCAAGTCAACCGTAg GAGTTGATTTCAAAATCAAGACGGTGGAGTTGAGAGGGAAGAAGATCAGGCTGCAGATCTG GGACACTGCTGGACAGGAGAGGTTCAACAGCATCACCTCAGCTTACTACAGAGGCGCCAAGGGCATCGTGCTGGTCTATGACATCACGAAGCAGGAGACCTTTGAGGACCTTCCTAAATGGATGAAAATGATTGACAAG TACGCCTCAGAGGAAGCAGAACTTCTGCTGGTTGGAAATAAGCTGGACTGTGAGACGGATCGGATCATCTCCAGACAGCAAGGAGAGAGG TTTGCCTCTCGTATAAGTGGGATGCGTTTCTGTGAAGCTAGTGCCAAGGATAACTTCAATGTGGATGAGATCTTCCTGAAGCTGGTGGATGACATTCTCAGTAAG ATGCCTCTTGAAGTTCCAAACAAGGAGCTTTCCAACAGCGTTCTGTCTCTGCAGCCTGAGCCGGAAGTACCACCAGAACTGCCCCCGCCCCGCATGCGCTGTTGCTGA